A stretch of DNA from Vibrio rhizosphaerae:
TTGCAGATATCAGAAAAACACTAGAAGAAAGCTTCCATAATCAGACCCTCACGACCCATCAGTTTAAAGAACTCACTCAGCGCTTGAATTTAAGTGTCGACTTGTTGAAAAGTAACCTCACCCGAGCATCGGGATTAATGCAGAACTTTAAACAGACCGCGGTCGATCAAATATCAGAGAGCCAAAGTCAATTTAACGTTTATCAGGTTTTGCAGGCTTTAATTGACAGTATCTCTCCGGAGACCAGAAAAGTCCCGGTGACTCCTGAGCTGGAGGGGGACAAGGATTTGATGATGAATAGTTTTCCGGGAGGATTAACTCAAGTCATTGCCAACCTCCTCATCAACAGTACACGCCATGCGTTCACAAACGGAAATCAGCAAACAGAGCCGCAAATTGTCATTCGTTTTTATACCGAGGAAGAATCAGTTATTTTTGAGTATCTCGATAATGGCGTCGGCATCCCCGAGGATCTACATCAAAAAATATTTGAACCATTCTACACCACCCAGAGAGGACACGGTGGCTCGGGGCTTGGCCTGAGTTTAGTGTTTAATCTGGTGACCCAACAACTGCAGGGAACCTTACAGTTTGCATCAACGCCCGGGCAGGGTCTGCACTACTGGCTCAAGCTCCCTAAGCAATTAACGATTCAAGAGGAAGAAACAGTATAGTTGCGATGCAACGTCAATCCGTTAATCAGGCAGACTGTCCCGAATCGCCACAAATTCATCCCAATGTGCAACAAACAAGTCAACCAGTTGCGGATCAAACTGCTTCCCCCGTTGCGCTAAAATTTCCTGTTTGATCTTGTCGTCTGGCCAACTTTCTTTATAACAACGCTTAGCACCTAAAGCATCGAACACATCAGCCAAGGCGGTAATTCTGCCACAAATCGGAATATCGTTTCCCGACAGCCCATGCGGATAACCGGTACCATCCCACCGTTCATGGTGATATTCAGCGATATTTTTCGCCATCACCATCAGCGGACGCGCAGACTGACTCAGAATCTCAACACCATACTCCACATGTTTTTGCATGATTTTCCATTCTTCTTCATCCAGCTTGCCATCTTTGTGCAAAATGCGATCAGGCACAGCGACTTTCCCGACATCATGTAATGGTGCGGCATGTTTGATCATTTTGACCTCAGTTTCAGACAAACCACACAACTGGGCCAACCGCTCACTATACAGAGAAACTCGCTGAACATGAGCACCGGTCTCTTTGCTGCGAGCCTCGACAGCATTGGAGAGGTTATAGACCAGCTCGACTGAGGTTTCCTGCAAATCAACAAACAAATTAATATTGTCGAATGTCATACAGATATTCTGCATGTATATTTCCAGCAACTGCTTATCAAGTAACGAAAGTTCACCGTTTAAATTGACATAGAGAAGATTGGTCACCCCCCGTTCATCACGGGTATGAAACACATAAGCGTCGCCGTAGTTGTGTGAAGCACCTTTGTCTAACACTTCCTGACACCGCTGGGACACAATGTCGGGTAACACACTAAAGCTACACTCTTTATAGAAGGAAACATATTTACCGGTCGCAGCAAGGGTAAGTGCTCGCTCACCCTCGCCGCCGTCATGGGGATACACGATGCAGTAGAAAGCAGAGGCTTCAAGCCCGAGAAGAGAGGTCAGTTGTTTCAATACCGTCGTAGCATAGGTTTGCAATGTTCTGGTATTTTGAACTTTAGCTGAGGCTTCAATGACTCTGCTTAATCCCTCCTTTTGTTCTTCAATAAGACATAAGTCCCGGTATGCTCGCAGCATTGAATAGAGTAATGTGCGTAACTTCTGTGTGGTGAGATCGGTTTTTTCTTTGTAGTCATCAATCTCATAATCCTGAATCACCTTCTCTTCCGGCGCCTGCCCGGCCTGTCCGGTCCTTAAGACCAACCGGATAATTCGATTGCGACAGGTCTCCCGGATGAACCGAACCAAATCCAGTCCCGCATGTTCCGTTTCCATCACCACATCGATCAGCGCCAGTGCAATATCATCTTCTTGTTTAAAGATTTCCTGAGCTTCACTTCCGGAATACGCAGAGATCAGTTTCAAAGGGCGTTTCTGAAAAACAAAGTTACTCAATGCCAGTTTGGTGATCTGGTGCATTTGAGCGTCATCATCCACCAGTAACACTTTCCAAGGTTCTAAACTTTGATCATTAGCCGATGAATGGCTATCTTTATTTTCTTCATGATCTGAAGGCGTTGAACGCATATCCGCAAATAATTCCATAATCACCTCTTTTTCATCGACCTAATTATAGTTTTAGCACACTCCCATCACTCTTACTGTTTTATTCTGACTTATCGGTGCGACATCAAAAAAGCCGCTGTGCGTTACAAACGTTGTTGCCAAAAATCAATGGATTATTAACACATACAGCACTGTGTGATTTTTTTGCAGAAGGTAGTTTGGTTCCATAACCATTCGAAGGCGGCAGATGTCGCGTGGCAAACGGAGCACGGCACACTGCGTGATACGGGTTTTAACCCATAACACGAAGGATGAATTGAACGGGATGACCGAACGATGAGAAATCAGTGATACAAAGACAGAGAATGGATCAATTGAGCAACAGATGGGGTGGTTAGGGTATCAATCGCTTTGCCTTGCTGCAGACCTTGACGAATATCTGTGCTGCGAACCGGTACTTTCTCCGGACAGGCCATCACATTAAACTGCTTGAGGATATCTTTGGCCCGAAAAAAACGGGCAAACTGAAACAAGTTATCCGGTCCCATCACAAATGTCAGTTCATCCTGAGGATAAATGTCCTGCAACGCGGTCAATACTGCATAAGTGGTAATATGTTTGCCGGGAAGATAGAGTTGTTCTTCAATTTCAGAACGTTGAATCTTATCACTATCTAAATCAGAGATCAGCGCATCAACCAAGCGACATCGCTGCTCGTAAGGGAGCATTTTCTTCCCCCATGCATGGGCGAGACTCGGAACCAATAAAATTTGATCAAAATGGCTTAATGAATCAATCACACTTTTGTGACCCAAACTTGGTGGGTTAAAAGCACTGCCAAATACAGCGATTTTCAACATATCCTTCCTTTCTGGCAATTATCCGGTTTTCTAATTTGATGAAATCGGTATGATACTAAAAAGTTGCGATATACCCAAGTGACCTCAAAATACGGGGTTCCACGGTTCTCCCGATCACGGTGACTTGAGCGTCATGCTATCAGTTTATTTATTATTCTTGTACGAAAAGGAATCTCAAAATGGAACAGCTTATTCGCGAGGAAATGCGCGTCCAACCCACCATCAATCCTGAGTATGAAATCGAGCGTCGTGTCGACTTTATCAAGCGCAAACTGACTGAATCCGGTTGTCAATCTCTGGTCCTCGGTATCAGTGGCGGGATTGACTCCGCAACGTGTGGGCGCTTGGCGCAGCTGGCAGTGAATCAACTCAATGAAGAACAGCCAAATACGCCGTATCAATTTATCGCGGTCAGACTGCCCTATGGTGAACAGAAAGATGAAGATGAGGCGCAACTTTCTATCGCCTTCATTGAACCGAGTCATGCTGTTGCTGTGAATATTAAAGCAGGTGTTGACGGACTCCATGCTGCATCTCATCAGGCGCTGGCAGGCACTGGCTTACTCCCGGAAGATCATGCGCAACTCGATTTCGTGAAAGGTAATGTCAAAGCCCGTGCGCGGATGATTGCCCAATACGAAATTGCAGGTTATGTGCGTGGTCTTGTGCTCGGCACCGACCACTCTGCCGAAAATATTACCGGTTTTTACACCAAGTTCGGTGACGGTGCATGTGACCTCGCCCCTCTGTTCGGATTAAACAAGCGTCAGGTTCGTCAGGTCGCTGCTACGCTGGGCGCACCTGATGTGTTGGTCAACAAAGTACCAACCGCGGACTTGGAAGAACTGGCACCACAAAAAGCCGATGAAGCGGCCCTGAATCTGACCTACGATCAAATTGATGATTTTCTGGAAGGAAAGCCTGTCCCTCAGAGTGTTGTCGATCGACTCGTCGCAATCTATCAGGCCACTCAGCACAAACGTCAGCCGATTCCGACAATTTACGACTAATCCTTTCCCCACGCTTCATGGTGGGAAACACTGAGGTTGTGGAAAATCAATGATGACTCGATTTTCCACAACCGATTAGCATATCCCGCTCATGAATTACCCACCAATCTGCACTGCGATCACATTCTTATCTCATAATGTGAGTTCTATCCTATCGCGTAACACTTCTGAAAAAACGACGAGTGAATATGATTATCGTCAATACTTTTTTTACCGTATCGATGATGATGAAGTAACGAATTGTTATAGGAGTTTGCAATATGTTGTATATGGAATTTTTGTTCCTATTATTAATGCTTTACATTGGCTCCCGGTACGGCGGTATCGGCTTAGGGGTCGTGTCCGGTATTGGTTTGGTGATTGAAGTCTTCATCTTCAAAATGCCACCGACCTCACCACCGATCACGGTGATGCTGATCATCTTAGCCGTGGTGACCTGTGCATCGATCCTTGAAGCTGCCGGCGGCTTGAAATACATGCTTCAGATTGCCGAACGGCTGCTACGGAAAAATCCTAAACGTGTCACACTCATCGCGCCGTTCGTCACTTATACCATGACGTTCATGCTGGGTACCGGCCATGCCGTCTACTCCATCATGCCAATCATTGGTGATGTCGCACTGAAAAATGGCATTCGGCCAGAACGCCCGATGGCGGCAGCATCAGTCGCGTCACAAGTGGCAATCACCGCATCTCCGATTTCAGCGGCAGTGGTTTATTATCTGGCCCAGCTAGTCAATGTTCAGTCCAATATCACGCTCCTTTCTATTTTGATGGTGACGGTGCCAGCCACACTTTGCGGAACACTTGCTATGTCGCTGTACAGCCTCAGACGCGGAAAAGAGCTGCAAGACGATCCTGACTATCAGGCCCGCCTGAAAGATCCGGTCTGGAAAGAAGAGATCCGCAATACGACCGCCACCACGCTCAACGAAACACTTCCTGCGAAAGCAAGAAACTCGGTATTACTCTTTATTGGAGCGATCCTGTGTATTGTTCTGATTGCGATGGTGCCTGAGATCAGAACCATCAGCGAAGGCGCAAAACCGATCAGTATGGCCGTCGTGATCCAGATGATGATGCTCTGCTTTGGCGGGATTATTCTGCTGGTGACGAAAACCAATCCGAAAAGTGTGCCTGACGGCGTGGTGTTTAAATCTGGGATGGTAGCCGCAATTGCGATCTTCGGGATTGCGTGGATGTCAGATACTTATTTCAAATACGCAATGCCGCAATTCAAATCGGGGATTGTTGAAATGGTTCAGTTATATCCCTGGACCTTCGCTCTGGCGCTCTTCATCGTTTCGGTCGTGGTCAATTCTCAAGCTGCAACCGCACGGATGATGCTGCCTGTCGGGCTGGCACTCGGTTTAAGCCCCGCCCTGTTAATCGGCCTGATGCCGGCAGTTTACGGCTACTTCTTTATCCCGAATTATCCGTCAGATATTGCCACCGTCAACTTTGATGTGTCTGGCACGACAAAAATCGGGAAATGGTACTTCAACCACTCGTTTATGTCGGTCGGCCTTATTGCTGTTGTGACTGGCTGTATTGTCGGCTATCTGCTCGCACAAGTGGTCATTGGCTAAATTCAGCCCCGCGTAAACAATCACCCTTCTTTTGGTGATGAGTTGCTAAAAATCAGCCCCTATCTCGAGGGGCTGATTGATGATGACAGCATTAATTCGATCGCACGATGACTGATCCCGCTATTTTTCATCCATGACTATACGGGCATTGCGTGCCTGAACAGGACGATTATTGTGCCCCATGACCGAAGTCAGCGCATTTTCCTGCCCAGTCGACAGCGTCTTTGACTGCTTCATTACAAACCAACGCACACCTTCACTACATGGTGGGGTGGTGAGCGATCCATTGAAACGATAATATTTTTGAGTGGTCGGCAATAAATCTTTCACAGGGAAAGAAACCGCCACCGTATCGCCTTTTTTCGGTAATCGCTGTGTCAACTGAGCTAACTCGTGATCGGCGGCCCCGAGGTCAAACATCACGGCAACGACAGCCAGATTGCCATCACGATCCTGATTGACAAAATGAGCTTCCAAGGGATATTGATGACTCTTAATTAAGTTTTCGGAAGGGGTATGAAAGTGGAATTGCTTCAGTTCAAACTGAGTCCCATCAACGGTCAGAGTATTATTGCCTGTCACAGTCGCCTGTAACGTATGACCATTGTTGGTTACAGCGGTCACTTGCCCCTGATACGCGATGGCCAAAGGCTTCAGATCGGATGTGACCGTATCCGTCAAATTAATCGGACTCTGGTTTTTCCCTGTCTCACAAATCTTAGACACATGTCCCCAGTGGTCCGGACCATTTTCCCCGGTATATCCCCATTCTGAAGCCTGTGTCATAGCGGAAAAGAAAGCACCCACTGACATTGCTAATATAATTTTTTTCATTGTCTCTCCATGTGATAACGGATATCGCTATTTTTTATTTATTGAGCAAATAATTGTTTAGTTATCAAAGACAAGACTGAAAGTGCCTTATCAGTTTTGAGTCTATCTCACCATACTCCGGTACTCAATCACGACTTGATTACCATCCACATAAACCGAATCAATATCACCATCGATGATCACTCGATTAACCAGTTTGACTTGTTGTTGGCCTTCTCGCTGTTGTTTGATGAGGCTGGGCATAAACAGGTAGGGATCGACATGAAGATGTCGACAGAATGATTGGACAAATTGCTGCGTCAGGGGTTCACGCCCCCGCAAAATGTTAGACAGTTGGATTTGGGTCAGCCCCAACTGCTTCGCCACTTCCATTTGTGTCAGATGCATCCTCGCTTTTTGCGACATCCAGACATGATAAAGTGCTTCAAGGTCGTCTTTTGTATAGGTCATGAAGGGATCTCCTCTAAGGACGTTATCAACCACCGGGGGTGGTCAACAACGACTGATATGATGAATCCCGACAACATGACAGATGTGTATGCGTGATGTGTCAACCAATCGTCATGATTGATTCACGAAACGACGCTTGAAGAAACTACTCCTGAGAAGGGGCAACCAATAAGCTATCAAACGTCTTATGCCCGTGTAGTCCTTCAAAGTCTGATTCTTCAGCAATAAATTCCCGGAGTGAAGGACTGAGATCGACGGCGAGCTGAAGATCAATAATCGCTTGTTCTTCCGCCCCCAAGCGGGCATAGGCACAAGCGCGTTGATAAAGTGCCGGACCGTTGGTTTCATCAAGCTCCAACACGCGGTTACATAAGCTCATCGCCCAGTGATATTCTTTCATTTCCATCACAGCGTCGGCTTTATAGGTCAACGCTTCTAAGTCTCCCGGACGGATTTTCAGAATTTCATCATAAACTTCCACGCGTTGTTCTGGTGTCTGCACACTCTGAGCTCTGAGCCACAAGTTGTGAATCTCATTGATAATCTCAATCTCACGGTTATTTTCGGTGATAATGCGCGTTTTACGCTTCAAATCACGCTCCAAGGCCAAGAATTTTTTCTCATAATCTTGGGCAATCTTATTTAAGCGCTTATCGGCCAGCTCCCGCGTGTTGGTCTTCACCTCTTTCAATGAATGCCAGCCAAATAAGGCGATCAATGACGCCGCAGCCGCAATGATGTAAAAGAAATAAGTGACCGTAACATTGGCATAATTCATTGATTTATCGGCAACGCTCAGTTCCCGATCTGTTATCTGAATCGTCAAACGGCGCTCCAGATCTTGCTGATCTTGTCTGAGCGATTTCAGCTCATCCAGAATATAACGCTCGATGAGCGGGCGATCCAAGATATCAGTTTGTGAGTATTTCTGTTCCGGCTCTGCAACGGCAGTTTTCAGAAAAAGAGACAGTATCATTGCAACCATCAGTATAATTTTTAACACAGCAGACCCCTTCTTTTAAATACCACTTCTGTTTCACACAACAAGCGTTCCCCATTGTCTAATGAAATACAGCAC
This window harbors:
- a CDS encoding anaerobic C4-dicarboxylate transporter — translated: MLYMEFLFLLLMLYIGSRYGGIGLGVVSGIGLVIEVFIFKMPPTSPPITVMLIILAVVTCASILEAAGGLKYMLQIAERLLRKNPKRVTLIAPFVTYTMTFMLGTGHAVYSIMPIIGDVALKNGIRPERPMAAASVASQVAITASPISAAVVYYLAQLVNVQSNITLLSILMVTVPATLCGTLAMSLYSLRRGKELQDDPDYQARLKDPVWKEEIRNTTATTLNETLPAKARNSVLLFIGAILCIVLIAMVPEIRTISEGAKPISMAVVIQMMMLCFGGIILLVTKTNPKSVPDGVVFKSGMVAAIAIFGIAWMSDTYFKYAMPQFKSGIVEMVQLYPWTFALALFIVSVVVNSQAATARMMLPVGLALGLSPALLIGLMPAVYGYFFIPNYPSDIATVNFDVSGTTKIGKWYFNHSFMSVGLIAVVTGCIVGYLLAQVVIG
- a CDS encoding nicotinate-nicotinamide nucleotide adenylyltransferase — its product is MLKIAVFGSAFNPPSLGHKSVIDSLSHFDQILLVPSLAHAWGKKMLPYEQRCRLVDALISDLDSDKIQRSEIEEQLYLPGKHITTYAVLTALQDIYPQDELTFVMGPDNLFQFARFFRAKDILKQFNVMACPEKVPVRSTDIRQGLQQGKAIDTLTTPSVAQLIHSLSLYH
- a CDS encoding DUF3369 domain-containing protein, which gives rise to MELFADMRSTPSDHEENKDSHSSANDQSLEPWKVLLVDDDAQMHQITKLALSNFVFQKRPLKLISAYSGSEAQEIFKQEDDIALALIDVVMETEHAGLDLVRFIRETCRNRIIRLVLRTGQAGQAPEEKVIQDYEIDDYKEKTDLTTQKLRTLLYSMLRAYRDLCLIEEQKEGLSRVIEASAKVQNTRTLQTYATTVLKQLTSLLGLEASAFYCIVYPHDGGEGERALTLAATGKYVSFYKECSFSVLPDIVSQRCQEVLDKGASHNYGDAYVFHTRDERGVTNLLYVNLNGELSLLDKQLLEIYMQNICMTFDNINLFVDLQETSVELVYNLSNAVEARSKETGAHVQRVSLYSERLAQLCGLSETEVKMIKHAAPLHDVGKVAVPDRILHKDGKLDEEEWKIMQKHVEYGVEILSQSARPLMVMAKNIAEYHHERWDGTGYPHGLSGNDIPICGRITALADVFDALGAKRCYKESWPDDKIKQEILAQRGKQFDPQLVDLFVAHWDEFVAIRDSLPD
- a CDS encoding tetratricopeptide repeat protein; translated protein: MILSLFLKTAVAEPEQKYSQTDILDRPLIERYILDELKSLRQDQQDLERRLTIQITDRELSVADKSMNYANVTVTYFFYIIAAAASLIALFGWHSLKEVKTNTRELADKRLNKIAQDYEKKFLALERDLKRKTRIITENNREIEIINEIHNLWLRAQSVQTPEQRVEVYDEILKIRPGDLEALTYKADAVMEMKEYHWAMSLCNRVLELDETNGPALYQRACAYARLGAEEQAIIDLQLAVDLSPSLREFIAEESDFEGLHGHKTFDSLLVAPSQE
- a CDS encoding carbonic anhydrase, which encodes MKKIILAMSVGAFFSAMTQASEWGYTGENGPDHWGHVSKICETGKNQSPINLTDTVTSDLKPLAIAYQGQVTAVTNNGHTLQATVTGNNTLTVDGTQFELKQFHFHTPSENLIKSHQYPLEAHFVNQDRDGNLAVVAVMFDLGAADHELAQLTQRLPKKGDTVAVSFPVKDLLPTTQKYYRFNGSLTTPPCSEGVRWFVMKQSKTLSTGQENALTSVMGHNNRPVQARNARIVMDEK
- a CDS encoding helix-turn-helix domain-containing protein, whose protein sequence is MTYTKDDLEALYHVWMSQKARMHLTQMEVAKQLGLTQIQLSNILRGREPLTQQFVQSFCRHLHVDPYLFMPSLIKQQREGQQQVKLVNRVIIDGDIDSVYVDGNQVVIEYRSMVR
- the nadE gene encoding ammonia-dependent NAD(+) synthetase — encoded protein: MEQLIREEMRVQPTINPEYEIERRVDFIKRKLTESGCQSLVLGISGGIDSATCGRLAQLAVNQLNEEQPNTPYQFIAVRLPYGEQKDEDEAQLSIAFIEPSHAVAVNIKAGVDGLHAASHQALAGTGLLPEDHAQLDFVKGNVKARARMIAQYEIAGYVRGLVLGTDHSAENITGFYTKFGDGACDLAPLFGLNKRQVRQVAATLGAPDVLVNKVPTADLEELAPQKADEAALNLTYDQIDDFLEGKPVPQSVVDRLVAIYQATQHKRQPIPTIYD